Proteins encoded within one genomic window of Fragaria vesca subsp. vesca linkage group LG1, FraVesHawaii_1.0, whole genome shotgun sequence:
- the LOC101308911 gene encoding G2/mitotic-specific cyclin-1-like: MGFSDENSANLVRPTSVQGGVEMGNRKIGHNRRALGVINQSLIGAKPYPCVVNKRGFPGKHEICEKKQADPAHRPITRKFAAQIESTQQLRQEEIKKPSDSFGDCIFIDEEFKSPEDQADQPEPMFLEQAMPNEAHDMKEVEMEDIVEEPLVDIDRCDLKNSLAVVEYVEDLHTYYKKMEGFSCVPPDYLEQQFDINEKMRSILIDWLIEVHDKFELLDETLFLTVNLIDRFLSQQTVVRKKLQLVGLVAMLLACKYEEVSVPVVGDLILISDKAYTRKEILEMESLILNTLQFNMSVPTPYVFLKRFLKAAQSDKKLELLSFFLIELSLVEYEMLKFSPSMLAASAVYAAQCTLYGFKQWSRTCEWHTNYSEDQLLECSSLMVGFHQKAAAGKLTGVHRKFCTSKFGFIANCEPAKFLLQTQL; the protein is encoded by the exons ATGGGTTTTTCTGATGAGAACTCTGCCAATCTGGTCAGACCCACAAGTGTTCAAG GGGGAGTGGAGATGGGTAACAGGAAGATTGGGCATAATAGGAGGGCATTGGGTGTTATTAATCAGAGTCTGATTGGAGCTAAGCCTTACCCTTGTGTTGTTAACAAGAGAGGCTTTCCTGG AAAGCATGAGATCTGTGAAAAGAAGCAGGCAGATCCGGCGCATAGACCGATTACAAG GAAGTTCGCTGCACAAATTGAAAGCACTCAGCAATTGAGACAAGAG GAAATTAAGAAGCCCTCAGATAGTTTTGGAGATTGTATATTCATAGATGAGGAATTCAAGTCACCTGAAGACCAGGCTGACCAACCAGAGCCAATGTTCTTAGAACAAGCAATGCCTAATGAAGCCCATGATATG AAGGAAGTTGAAATGGAAGATATTGTGGAGGAGCCACTTGTGGACATTGATAGATGCGATTTAAAGAATTCACTAGCGGTCGTGGAGTATGTTGAGGATCTTCATACTTATTACAAGAAAATGGAG GGTTTTAGCTGTGTCCCACCTGATTATCTGGAACAACAATTTGACATCAATGAGAAGATGAGGTCTATACTAATTGACTGGCTTATTGAG GTGCACGACAAATTTGAACTCCTGGACGAGACATTGTTTCTTACTGTCAATCTAATAGATAGATTTTTATCCCAGCAAACAGTAGTACGAAAGAAACTTCAATTAGTTGGTCTGGTTGCTATGCTTTTAGCGTGCAAGTATGAGGAAGTTTCTGTGCCTGTTGTCGGCGATTTGATTCTTATATCCGATAAGGCTTACACAAGGAAGGAAATACTGGAAATG GAGAGCTTGATCCTCAACACATTACAATTTAACATGTCAGTTCCAACACCATATGTTTTCCTGAAAAGGTTCCTCAAGGCTGCTCAATCTGACAAAAAG CTTGAACTTCTATCCTTCTTCTTGATCGAGCTCTCTCTTGTGGAGTATGAGATGCTTAAGTTCTCGCCATCTATGTTGGCTGCTAGTGCAGTCTACGCTGCTCAGTGTACTCTTTATGGTTTCAAGCAATGGAGTAGAACCTGTGAGTGGCACACAAACTACTCAGAAGATCAGCTTTT AGAATGTTCAAGTTTGATGGTTGGTTTCCACCAAAAGGCGGCAGCAGGGAAACTCACTGGAGTACATAGGAAATTCTGTACATCCAAGTTTGGCTTCATCGCGAACTGTGAACCAGCAAAGTTTCTCTTACAGACCCAACTATAG